From Pelotomaculum schinkii, the proteins below share one genomic window:
- a CDS encoding aldehyde ferredoxin oxidoreductase family protein, whose amino-acid sequence MYGYVGQVLRVNLTNGTIAKEALDPVEAKNYIGARGLGTRLWMKEVDPKVDPLSDKNNLIFITGPLTGTLATSGGRYEVVCKAPLTGAMAASNSGGYWGPELKYAGYDAIIFEGKAQEPVYLWINDAEVELRSAVSLWGSTVYETTDMIKEATDEDAKVACIGPAGENKVKFACIMNDYTRAAGRSGVGAVMGAKNLKAIAVKGTGGVRVADPDGFMASISRARQMLKDHPVTGQGLKAYGTNILVNILDQSGGLPVRNFRDSGSYPTANETGGESLAEKYLVRNKGCMACSIGCGRISEVESGKYKTFGEGPEYEAAWAYGVDCGIDNLEPILKANNLCNELGMDSITMPTTIACAMELFENGYITAKETGCFLNFGNMDAIVDLTYKTAYRQGFGNELAEGSYRLASKYGHPELSMSVKKQELPAYDPRVLQGMGLNYATNNRGGCHVRGYMTSPEILGIPEKLDSLATEGKAGWVKLFQDLTAAVDSSGICLFTTFGIGAPELAEQLTTATGFNYTVEELLLAGERIWNLERVFNMKNGFTKADDTLPPRFLKEPVKVGPNKGQVSKLSVMLPEYYKERGWDNNGVPTKEKLQQLSIRS is encoded by the coding sequence ATGTACGGTTACGTAGGACAGGTTTTGAGAGTTAACCTCACCAACGGAACTATAGCAAAGGAAGCCCTTGATCCGGTGGAGGCCAAAAATTATATCGGCGCCCGTGGGCTTGGGACCCGCCTGTGGATGAAAGAAGTTGATCCCAAGGTTGACCCCTTAAGCGACAAAAATAACCTGATCTTTATAACCGGCCCTCTGACAGGTACCCTTGCCACCAGCGGCGGACGTTATGAAGTAGTGTGTAAAGCGCCGCTCACCGGCGCGATGGCGGCTTCCAACTCGGGCGGCTACTGGGGCCCGGAATTAAAATATGCTGGCTATGACGCCATCATTTTTGAAGGCAAGGCTCAAGAACCGGTCTATCTCTGGATTAATGACGCCGAGGTAGAGCTCAGGAGCGCGGTAAGTCTATGGGGCTCAACGGTTTATGAAACCACCGACATGATTAAAGAAGCCACCGATGAGGATGCCAAAGTTGCCTGCATCGGGCCGGCTGGTGAAAACAAAGTTAAGTTTGCCTGCATCATGAATGACTATACCCGGGCCGCCGGCCGCTCCGGCGTGGGCGCGGTGATGGGCGCCAAGAACCTGAAGGCCATTGCTGTTAAAGGAACCGGCGGAGTACGGGTGGCCGATCCCGATGGGTTTATGGCGTCTATCTCCAGGGCCCGCCAGATGCTCAAAGATCATCCGGTTACCGGACAAGGTTTGAAAGCTTACGGAACCAATATCCTGGTCAACATTCTGGACCAGAGCGGCGGCCTGCCGGTACGGAATTTCCGGGATTCCGGCTCTTATCCTACCGCCAATGAAACCGGCGGGGAGAGCCTGGCGGAGAAATATTTGGTACGGAACAAGGGCTGCATGGCCTGTTCCATCGGCTGCGGGCGGATCTCCGAGGTTGAATCCGGCAAGTACAAAACCTTTGGTGAAGGTCCGGAATACGAAGCCGCCTGGGCTTACGGTGTAGACTGCGGTATCGACAACCTGGAACCGATTCTCAAGGCCAACAACCTGTGTAATGAGCTGGGGATGGACTCCATTACCATGCCTACCACTATTGCCTGTGCCATGGAGCTGTTTGAAAACGGTTATATCACCGCCAAGGAAACGGGCTGTTTTTTAAACTTCGGCAATATGGACGCCATTGTTGACCTGACTTACAAGACTGCTTACCGCCAGGGCTTCGGCAACGAATTGGCGGAAGGGTCCTACCGGTTGGCAAGTAAATACGGCCATCCCGAGTTATCCATGAGCGTTAAAAAGCAGGAACTGCCTGCCTACGACCCGCGCGTCCTGCAGGGGATGGGTCTGAATTATGCCACCAATAACCGTGGCGGCTGCCACGTCCGTGGTTATATGACATCGCCGGAAATCCTGGGGATCCCGGAGAAACTGGACAGCCTGGCGACGGAAGGCAAGGCGGGCTGGGTCAAGCTCTTCCAGGACCTAACAGCTGCTGTGGATTCTTCAGGGATCTGCCTGTTCACCACCTTCGGTATAGGCGCTCCCGAACTGGCTGAGCAGCTAACGACAGCCACAGGGTTTAACTATACCGTGGAAGAGTTGTTGCTGGCCGGCGAGCGGATCTGGAACCTGGAGCGAGTGTTTAACATGAAGAACGGTTTCACCAAGGCTGACGATACGCTGCCGCCCAGGTTCTTGAAGGAGCCGGTCAAGGTCGGCCCCAACAAGGGACAGGTTTCCAAGCTGAGTGTGATGCTGCCCGAGTACTATAAAGAGCGCGGTTGGGACAACAACGGGGTGCCGACCAAGGAAAAATTACAGCAGCTGTCAATTAGGTCGTAA
- a CDS encoding 4Fe-4S dicluster domain-containing protein, translating into MAKILALAPEKCSSCRTCELACSFQHDQEFRPTASRVAVFAWELVGVSVPMMCLQCDSAACVKVCPVGAITKSDKGAMVVNENRCIKCKMCLIACPFGNTTYDGISEKIIKCDLCQGDPACVKFCPNEAITYKEATAATMKKKKAYAAKFKELVQEVGE; encoded by the coding sequence ATGGCAAAAATTTTAGCTTTGGCGCCGGAGAAGTGCTCCAGCTGCCGCACCTGTGAATTAGCTTGTTCTTTTCAGCATGATCAGGAGTTTCGGCCGACGGCTTCGCGGGTTGCGGTCTTTGCCTGGGAATTGGTTGGCGTTTCCGTGCCCATGATGTGCCTGCAGTGCGACAGCGCGGCCTGCGTGAAAGTCTGCCCGGTGGGGGCCATCACCAAATCCGATAAGGGCGCAATGGTAGTTAATGAGAACCGCTGTATTAAATGTAAGATGTGCTTGATCGCATGCCCTTTCGGCAATACCACCTACGACGGAATCAGTGAAAAAATCATCAAGTGTGACCTGTGCCAGGGGGATCCGGCCTGTGTGAAGTTCTGTCCCAATGAAGCAATCACCTATAAAGAGGCCACAGCGGCAACCATGAAGAAGAAAAAGGCATATGCGGCCAAATTTAAGGAACTGGTCCAGGAGGTGGGTGAATAA